One segment of bacterium DNA contains the following:
- a CDS encoding HigA family addiction module antitoxin, with translation MIYKRETDIMHNPAHPGEILREDCIKPLGLTIKEAALKLGITRQNLSDIVHCKTAVSPAMAIKLAKAFNTSPDVWLGMQMQYDLWKAKQITNVDNVQIMYG, from the coding sequence ATGATTTATAAAAGAGAAACCGATATAATGCACAATCCTGCGCATCCCGGAGAAATTTTAAGAGAAGATTGTATTAAACCGCTTGGATTAACCATCAAAGAAGCTGCTTTAAAGCTGGGTATAACAAGACAAAATCTATCAGATATCGTTCATTGCAAAACAGCTGTTAGTCCCGCAATGGCTATAAAGCTTGCTAAAGCTTTTAACACATCACCTGATGTATGGTTAGGAATGCAAATGCAATACGATTTATGGAAAGCTAAACAAATTACCAATGTTGATAATGTTCAGATAATGTATGGTTAG
- a CDS encoding type II toxin-antitoxin system RelE/ParE family toxin — protein MIKTFKHKGIKKFFEQGVASGINPEHESRLKRMLAYLDRAKYPEDMNLPGFKLHPLRGDKKDLWSVTVSGNWRLTFKFEKGDAYILDYQDYH, from the coding sequence ATGATAAAAACTTTTAAACATAAAGGAATAAAGAAATTTTTTGAACAGGGAGTTGCTTCCGGTATAAACCCTGAGCATGAATCAAGATTAAAAAGAATGCTCGCATATCTTGACAGAGCAAAATATCCGGAAGATATGAATTTACCGGGTTTTAAATTACATCCGTTAAGAGGTGATAAGAAAGATCTATGGTCAGTAACTGTCAGCGGCAATTGGAGATTGACATTCAAGTTTGAAAAAGGCGACGCATACATTTTAGATTACCAAGATTATCATTAA
- a CDS encoding type II toxin-antitoxin system PemK/MazF family toxin, whose translation MANPKRGEIWLVEFDPSVGTEIQKTRPALIISNDIANDKSSKITVVPLTSRIKQFPIVVIIEPDELNKLDKQSLIRVPDVCTFDKLRLRNKIGELSSEKLKEVDKKLKLHLGLN comes from the coding sequence ATGGCGAATCCAAAACGTGGTGAAATTTGGCTTGTTGAATTTGATCCTTCCGTAGGTACAGAAATACAAAAAACCAGACCGGCTTTAATAATATCCAATGATATTGCAAATGATAAAAGTTCAAAAATTACTGTTGTCCCTTTAACAAGTCGGATAAAGCAATTTCCAATTGTTGTTATAATTGAACCTGACGAATTAAATAAACTTGATAAACAAAGTTTAATTAGAGTTCCTGATGTTTGTACTTTTGATAAACTTAGGTTAAGAAATAAAATTGGTGAATTATCATCAGAAAAACTAAAAGAAGTTGATAAGAAACTAAAATTGCATCTTGGATTAAATTAA
- a CDS encoding transposase — MSELYPDKKHLIIMDNAAYRRNQGGEEYPLPKNVELFFLPPYSPDFNFIEKLWKVLRDDFFNNKFFKNVLELKDYVSHVLRNVMKSRDIVLNICNVT; from the coding sequence ATATCAGAGCTTTACCCTGATAAAAAACACCTTATCATAATGGATAACGCTGCATACCGTAGAAATCAGGGAGGTGAAGAGTATCCTTTACCGAAAAATGTTGAACTGTTCTTTTTACCGCCATATTCTCCCGATTTTAATTTCATAGAAAAACTCTGGAAAGTTTTAAGGGATGACTTTTTTAACAATAAATTCTTTAAAAATGTTTTAGAGCTTAAAGATTACGTTAGTCACGTTCTGAGAAATGTTATGAAAAGCAGGGATATAGTACTTAATATTTGCAATGTTACTTAA